From Candidatus Methanoperedens sp., a single genomic window includes:
- a CDS encoding antitoxin family protein, whose product MTHTIEAVYEDNVLKPIKPLKGLMEHERVTLIIRAYPVKKGLREIAGKLTHTEAEEMQKLIDEEFEKIEGEW is encoded by the coding sequence ATGACCCATACAATTGAAGCGGTTTATGAAGATAATGTATTGAAACCCATTAAACCTCTAAAAGGCCTTATGGAACATGAGAGAGTTACACTGATCATCCGTGCATATCCTGTCAAGAAAGGTCTGCGTGAAATAGCAGGAAAACTAACACATACAGAAGCTGAAGAGATGCAGAAACTTATTGATGAGGAGTTTGAGAAAATTGAAGGCGAATGGTAA
- a CDS encoding phenylacetate--CoA ligase family protein, translating into MFHKQLFILAHQVGDKNFYPTYKKLIQNQWKSYEELKEEQEKQLRHLINFVYRNVPYYHKLFDCLKLSPDDVIKIEDLEKLPILTKSIIKENWDAFKPINLNKMKYHAQSTGGSTGNPLQYRLLKYDRFLAGALLYRGWGYADYELGDKMVFLAGTSLDVGSKPFAIKKIHEIARNLKKLSAFDMGNADMKIYADIINSFKPNFMRGYASSIDFFAKYIEEMDIKIYHPSAIFTTAEKLYPHMKQRIGNAFGCEVYDGYGLNDGGVSAYECKEHCGLHIDAERSIMEIVSDEGDQVSCGEGKILATSLYNYAMPFIRYETGDLGEITDDVCACGRHTKILKKIVGRDKELLITPTGKYVHGAAFYNDIIGEFKEANNIIECQIIQSKKESIIFNMICNNNFNATQLQNIQNIVKKRSEGWDVEFRVVDKIERTKAGKYKFIISKLV; encoded by the coding sequence ATGTTTCATAAACAATTATTCATATTAGCGCATCAAGTTGGAGATAAAAATTTTTATCCGACATATAAAAAATTGATCCAAAATCAATGGAAATCTTATGAAGAGTTAAAGGAAGAACAGGAAAAGCAGTTACGACATTTGATTAATTTTGTATATCGGAATGTGCCATATTACCATAAATTATTCGATTGTTTGAAATTGAGCCCAGATGATGTTATAAAAATAGAGGATTTGGAAAAACTTCCAATCCTTACCAAATCTATCATCAAAGAGAACTGGGATGCTTTCAAACCAATCAATCTAAACAAAATGAAATACCATGCACAATCAACAGGTGGTTCTACAGGAAATCCTTTGCAATATAGGTTATTAAAATATGATCGTTTTCTTGCAGGCGCATTACTTTATCGAGGGTGGGGATATGCAGATTATGAACTTGGTGATAAAATGGTTTTTTTGGCAGGAACTTCTTTGGATGTGGGGTCGAAACCGTTTGCCATTAAAAAAATTCATGAGATTGCAAGAAATTTAAAAAAGTTATCTGCGTTTGATATGGGCAATGCTGATATGAAAATATATGCAGATATAATTAACTCATTTAAACCAAATTTTATGAGGGGATATGCATCATCAATTGATTTTTTTGCCAAATATATTGAAGAAATGGATATTAAAATATATCACCCTTCTGCAATATTCACAACGGCTGAAAAGTTATATCCTCACATGAAACAAAGAATTGGCAACGCTTTTGGTTGTGAAGTTTATGATGGTTATGGCTTGAATGATGGGGGAGTTAGTGCTTATGAATGTAAGGAACATTGTGGATTGCATATTGATGCCGAAAGAAGCATTATGGAAATTGTTTCTGATGAGGGGGATCAAGTAAGTTGCGGTGAAGGTAAAATATTGGCAACGTCGCTTTATAATTATGCGATGCCATTTATTCGATATGAGACAGGTGATTTAGGGGAGATCACAGATGATGTTTGTGCTTGCGGGCGACATACTAAAATATTAAAAAAGATTGTCGGCAGAGATAAAGAATTATTAATAACACCAACTGGTAAATATGTTCATGGGGCGGCATTTTATAATGATATAATTGGTGAGTTTAAAGAGGCTAATAACATTATTGAGTGCCAGATTATTCAAAGTAAAAAAGAATCTATTATATTTAATATGATTTGCAATAATAATTTTAATGCAACGCAATTACAAAATATTCAAAATATTGTTAAAAAAAGAAGTGAAGGTTGGGACGTTGAATTTAGGGTTGTTGATAAAATTGAGAGGACGAAGGCTGGAAAATATAAGTTCATAATTTCAAAGTTGGTTTGA
- a CDS encoding DUF354 domain-containing protein — translation MKILVDIGHPAHVHFFKNMIWKLEENGHEILITSRDKDVALKLLDIYKFKYKCVGRYRKNAIFKIIDLLNINYNIYINSNMFKPDLILGFGSINAAHASFLIRRPCIIFDDDEYSYKFYKPFAKIICTTHTFKVDLGKKHIKFNGYKELAYLHPLYFKPNPDFLKELGLDKKDDFIIMRFVGWTAHHDTGKSSLDFQQKRFFVKELEKYARVFISTETDLPPELEEYKIIISPEKIHDLLYYAKMLISDSQTMTTEAAILGTPAIRCNSWVGKDDMLNFIELEQKYGLIFNYSDPDKAFEKAIEILQKPNLKEEWSKKSDRLLKDKIDVTAFMVKLVEDYPKNYSHNKQEPEIQ, via the coding sequence ATGAAAATACTTGTTGATATCGGTCATCCAGCTCATGTACATTTCTTTAAAAATATGATATGGAAATTGGAAGAAAACGGGCATGAAATTTTAATTACAAGCAGAGATAAAGATGTCGCTTTAAAACTTTTGGATATCTATAAATTCAAATATAAATGCGTTGGCAGATACAGGAAAAATGCAATATTTAAGATTATTGATTTATTAAATATCAATTATAATATATATATAAATTCTAATATGTTTAAACCAGATTTGATCTTAGGCTTTGGCTCAATTAATGCTGCACATGCATCATTTCTTATAAGAAGACCATGTATTATTTTTGATGATGATGAATACTCTTATAAATTTTATAAACCGTTTGCCAAAATAATATGCACGACTCACACTTTTAAAGTCGATTTAGGCAAAAAACATATTAAATTCAATGGATATAAAGAACTTGCTTACCTGCATCCCCTATATTTCAAACCAAATCCTGATTTTTTAAAAGAACTTGGATTAGATAAAAAGGACGATTTTATAATAATGAGATTTGTGGGATGGACTGCTCATCATGATACAGGAAAAAGTAGTTTAGACTTTCAACAAAAGAGATTTTTTGTAAAGGAATTGGAAAAATATGCCCGTGTTTTTATTTCGACCGAAACTGATTTGCCGCCAGAGTTAGAAGAATATAAAATTATAATATCGCCAGAAAAAATTCATGATTTGCTCTATTATGCTAAAATGCTTATAAGTGACTCGCAGACAATGACGACTGAAGCTGCTATTCTGGGAACTCCGGCTATTAGATGTAATTCCTGGGTTGGAAAAGATGATATGTTAAACTTCATAGAACTTGAGCAAAAATATGGTCTAATATTCAATTACAGCGACCCAGATAAAGCGTTTGAAAAAGCAATTGAGATTCTTCAAAAGCCAAATCTAAAAGAAGAGTGGAGTAAGAAAAGCGATAGATTACTAAAGGACAAAATTGATGTTACTGCCTTCATGGTCAAGCTTGTTGAGGATTATCCTAAAAATTATTCGCATAATAAACAAGAACCAGAGATACAATGA
- a CDS encoding metal-dependent hydrolase, with amino-acid sequence MFLLGHLGVTLGLFFILGYLVPGIRGRINYWYVAFGAVLPDIIDKLLGRILFPYSIASGRVIAHTLVFVLLLALAGFYHYRRRGDMRILFISGASFLHLLEDEMWMEPAILLWPLLGWSFPRGTPDNWFDYFLVMTRNSYTVGLSYDFIAEVIGFIIMTLLALKYLFPGGKIRH; translated from the coding sequence ATGTTCCTGCTCGGTCATCTCGGCGTCACACTTGGACTCTTTTTCATCCTCGGGTATCTTGTACCCGGAATCCGGGGCAGGATCAACTACTGGTATGTGGCCTTCGGTGCGGTCCTGCCAGATATTATCGATAAGCTTCTTGGCAGGATACTCTTTCCTTATTCCATTGCCAGCGGACGGGTTATTGCTCATACTCTCGTATTCGTTCTTCTCCTGGCTCTTGCTGGATTTTATCATTACAGGCGCCGCGGGGACATGCGCATTCTTTTTATATCCGGCGCTTCTTTCCTGCACCTCCTGGAAGATGAAATGTGGATGGAGCCTGCTATTCTCCTCTGGCCGCTGCTGGGATGGAGTTTTCCCCGGGGTACTCCTGATAACTGGTTTGATTATTTCCTTGTCATGACCAGGAATTCCTATACAGTCGGTCTCTCGTATGATTTCATCGCCGAAGTCATAGGATTTATCATCATGACGCTCCTCGCCTTGAAATACCTGTTTCCCGGGGGAAAAATAAGGCATTAG
- a CDS encoding ABC transporter permease, with translation MIALRNLSYNKFRTFLSITGIAFAVISIILLGSIGNGLMTTGEKTLERSSMQMWITGKTFDLQSQFSGGYEGKITYAHKLEKELLKNSNIKRAIPVLTEIVYAYREGAEPKAVFGLGIEETSGSFVSILQGEGLAGDTHYNNGIYSGPLKGEILLDGRASRFLGANIGDTLYVGKTLTEARNQKFKVVGLTNSLSSFSSGPMVVFYLSELQDISGNNYYDTVNLITLRLKDPSRAEETQKKLEAQYPDYTVSTNLNLLKKIVKQNFPILASAISIVALAVIMGLILVVNTVLLSLNERKNEIGILAVMGIKRRSIFMYVGFEGFLICIIGGVTGVLLSFPLAGILNMIVYKMVGFNNLVLIDYTYIYMGLAVAIFSGLLTSFLAVMQISRMNKAELLRSV, from the coding sequence ATGATTGCCCTGCGGAATCTTTCCTATAACAAATTTAGAACGTTCCTGTCGATCACAGGCATCGCTTTTGCAGTAATTTCAATCATACTTCTGGGATCGATAGGCAACGGGCTCATGACGACTGGTGAAAAGACCCTTGAGCGAAGCAGCATGCAGATGTGGATTACAGGAAAGACCTTTGATCTTCAGTCACAGTTTTCAGGGGGTTATGAGGGAAAGATCACTTATGCCCATAAGCTTGAGAAGGAACTTTTAAAGAACAGCAATATTAAAAGAGCGATTCCCGTGCTGACCGAGATAGTGTATGCTTACAGGGAAGGGGCAGAACCGAAAGCTGTATTCGGTCTTGGGATCGAAGAAACCAGCGGCAGTTTTGTCTCAATTCTGCAGGGGGAAGGTCTTGCAGGCGATACCCATTACAACAATGGCATCTATAGCGGTCCCTTAAAGGGGGAAATACTGCTGGACGGAAGGGCCTCCAGATTTCTGGGGGCAAATATCGGGGATACGCTGTATGTGGGAAAAACGCTGACTGAGGCCCGCAATCAGAAATTCAAGGTAGTGGGGCTTACGAATTCGTTATCAAGCTTCAGCTCCGGCCCCATGGTCGTTTTTTATCTTTCAGAACTCCAGGACATATCCGGGAACAATTATTATGATACCGTGAATCTCATAACGCTCAGGCTGAAAGACCCTTCCAGAGCCGAAGAGACACAGAAAAAATTGGAGGCACAATACCCGGATTATACCGTGAGCACAAACCTGAACCTGCTAAAGAAGATAGTCAAGCAAAATTTCCCTATCCTGGCAAGCGCAATTTCGATTGTTGCCCTGGCAGTAATCATGGGATTGATCCTGGTGGTGAACACGGTGCTTTTGTCATTGAACGAAAGGAAGAATGAGATAGGGATTTTAGCGGTGATGGGTATCAAGAGGCGTTCCATATTCATGTATGTGGGGTTTGAAGGGTTCCTGATATGCATAATAGGCGGGGTTACAGGGGTCTTGCTGAGCTTTCCTCTTGCAGGGATACTGAACATGATAGTCTATAAGATGGTGGGATTCAACAACCTCGTTCTGATCGATTATACCTATATTTACATGGGTCTTGCGGTAGCGATCTTCTCAGGACTTCTGACGAGCTTTCTTGCCGTAATGCAGATAAGCCGGATGAACAAAGCCGAGCTGCTGAGAAGCGTGTAG
- a CDS encoding class I SAM-dependent methyltransferase, giving the protein MEDYYWDTVNETKVGDYLTRKGREFIDSFLEDNKIGTCLDVACGSGRFSIPIFQHGINIVAVDYDLVPLKKLKAKNESLSIQICRGDANKLPFKKSSFDCVVSIETVDYLDAEKFIRQCNKLLKIDGFILFTLSNNSSYKKYIQRALSKHRIFYRYAFHDIVSYLEKEGFKVERCIGYNWIPFKRGSNSNLIATFEILEKILRLEYFSAFSPWVFFIAKKTKESYENTC; this is encoded by the coding sequence ATGGAAGATTATTATTGGGATACTGTCAATGAAACGAAGGTAGGGGACTATCTCACCAGAAAAGGGAGAGAATTCATTGACTCATTCTTAGAAGATAACAAAATTGGCACTTGTTTGGATGTGGCGTGTGGAAGTGGAAGGTTTAGTATTCCGATATTTCAGCATGGAATTAATATTGTGGCAGTAGATTACGATTTAGTTCCGTTAAAAAAATTAAAGGCGAAAAATGAAAGCTTATCGATCCAAATCTGTAGAGGGGATGCTAATAAACTGCCATTTAAAAAATCCAGTTTTGATTGTGTTGTTTCTATTGAAACAGTTGACTATTTGGATGCAGAAAAATTTATACGTCAATGTAATAAACTATTAAAAATAGATGGTTTTATATTATTTACTTTATCAAATAATAGTAGCTATAAAAAATATATTCAAAGGGCTTTGAGTAAGCACAGAATTTTTTATAGATATGCCTTTCATGATATCGTATCGTATTTAGAAAAAGAGGGTTTTAAAGTGGAGAGATGCATCGGATACAATTGGATTCCCTTTAAAAGGGGTTCAAACAGCAATCTGATAGCTACCTTTGAGATTTTAGAGAAAATATTAAGGTTAGAGTATTTTTCTGCGTTCAGTCCTTGGGTATTTTTCATCGCTAAGAAAACAAAGGAGTCCTATGAAAATACTTGTTGA
- a CDS encoding type II toxin-antitoxin system VapC family toxin has product MRKLKANGKLVVDTNAVIAYREGLSSVCNWIDETDILFLPVVVLGELLYGAINSAKPQKNENEIKIFSANSVLVPVDEGIAIRYAKVRLKLKKAGCPIPENDIWVAATCLYLDAPLLSKDAHFDSIPGLDIINWEKDNGDIK; this is encoded by the coding sequence TTGAGAAAATTGAAGGCGAATGGTAAGCTGGTTGTAGATACAAATGCTGTAATTGCTTACCGAGAAGGTCTCTCTTCAGTTTGCAACTGGATTGATGAAACAGATATACTTTTTTTACCCGTTGTTGTTCTGGGTGAATTGCTTTATGGTGCGATTAACAGTGCAAAACCTCAAAAGAACGAAAACGAGATAAAAATTTTCTCAGCCAATTCTGTTCTCGTACCTGTAGATGAGGGAATTGCTATTCGCTATGCTAAAGTACGTTTAAAGCTCAAGAAGGCAGGCTGTCCTATTCCTGAAAACGACATATGGGTCGCCGCAACGTGTCTATACCTTGATGCTCCGCTTCTTAGCAAAGATGCTCACTTTGACAGTATTCCTGGCCTTGATATTATTAATTGGGAGAAAGATAATGGAGATATAAAGTGA
- a CDS encoding GNAT family N-acetyltransferase, with amino-acid sequence MIEIVSKIKDDEWKDFLDKSTKASIYHMPEWKIFLEKTFNYKSYYLFAKDECGEIAGLLPLFHVKSKLTGNRLCSVPFSHECGLICNENSVRELTNGGFNLFKDLNVDFLEIRDYIDSESFQHHNIFSTYILELSSNTGEVWQKLDKGSVRWAIKRSQKSGVSADTTKNIEDVKEFYELNCMTKKEIGVPCHPWKFFKNLFDLLKDNVSLYAARCNNELIAGGIMEYYKDTVLYGYGAANPKYLGLHPYNAFIWKSIEDACRNGYKYYDFGRTSYDNSGLIEFKKRWGTVEKKLYYSYYPKNSGFLTQNRDNLKYRIGTRVIRIMPMPIYKTFSDTIFGHFG; translated from the coding sequence ATGATAGAAATCGTATCCAAAATTAAAGATGATGAATGGAAAGATTTCTTGGATAAAAGTACCAAAGCGAGCATATACCATATGCCGGAATGGAAGATATTCTTAGAAAAGACTTTTAATTATAAATCTTATTACCTTTTTGCAAAAGATGAATGTGGAGAAATAGCCGGGTTATTGCCGCTGTTCCATGTTAAAAGTAAATTAACAGGGAACAGGTTGTGTTCTGTTCCATTTTCTCATGAATGCGGTCTTATATGCAACGAAAATAGTGTAAGAGAATTAACTAACGGAGGGTTTAATTTATTCAAAGATTTAAATGTAGATTTCCTTGAAATCAGGGATTATATCGATTCGGAGAGTTTTCAGCATCATAATATATTTTCTACATACATCTTAGAATTATCATCAAATACCGGTGAAGTATGGCAAAAATTGGATAAAGGAAGTGTCAGGTGGGCAATAAAGAGATCGCAAAAGAGCGGAGTTTCTGCAGATACAACAAAAAATATAGAGGATGTTAAAGAATTCTATGAACTGAATTGCATGACAAAAAAAGAAATAGGCGTTCCATGTCATCCATGGAAATTTTTTAAGAATTTATTCGATCTATTGAAAGATAATGTTTCCCTGTACGCCGCTAGATGTAATAATGAACTGATTGCAGGCGGAATCATGGAATACTATAAAGATACAGTACTCTATGGGTATGGCGCCGCAAACCCAAAGTACCTGGGATTGCATCCTTATAACGCTTTCATCTGGAAAAGTATTGAAGATGCATGCAGGAATGGGTATAAATATTATGATTTTGGAAGAACATCATACGATAACTCTGGATTGATTGAATTTAAAAAACGGTGGGGAACGGTCGAGAAGAAGCTGTATTATAGTTATTATCCAAAGAATTCGGGATTTTTAACCCAAAATCGAGATAATTTGAAATATCGGATAGGGACTAGAGTGATCAGAATTATGCCTATGCCGATTTATAAGACTTTTAGTGATACTATATTTGGACATTTTGGATAG
- a CDS encoding glycosyltransferase family 2 protein gives MSTQITSVGPLKWSVKPFRMNGSCQEPYTMSSAITAILPAFNEEVSIGSVVLHARQHAHRVIVIDDGSTDRTSEIARLAGAEVIRHQFNKGKGAALRTGFEIASQNGAKVIVTMDSDGRHNPGMIPEIINPVLSGNYDIAISSMPCSKISSNRENLFFLNKKNPFNSKTGVLALSTESLKKIDLTLLNGSSIKNILSQAERNHLKIKYLNFENEQSFNQFNGYNIGVVVPAYNEELLIEETIRGIPKYVKRIYVIDDCSNDHTSEIIKRITDTRVVSVRHDKNRGVGAAIITGYKLALEDEMDIVAVMAGDNQMDPEQLPRLLTPIIEGRADYTKGNRLISKEFRQGMSKWRFVGNAMLTMITKIGTGYWHVMDPQNGYTAISRRTLEVMNLDSIYPYYGYCNDMMIKLNTFGMRVEDVVMPARYGKEKSKIKYSSYILKVAPMIFRGFLWRLKTKYVVLDFHPLVFFYTASMVLLPAGVLFSSWILVQKMYHNPVSQNIPLLAVFITLMGLQFLLFAMLFDMQADKSRSGTV, from the coding sequence ATGAGCACACAAATAACATCGGTGGGCCCACTCAAATGGTCAGTAAAACCCTTTAGAATGAATGGAAGCTGTCAAGAGCCATATACCATGAGCAGTGCAATCACCGCAATCCTTCCGGCATTCAATGAAGAAGTTTCCATAGGCAGCGTGGTTCTTCATGCCAGGCAGCATGCACACCGCGTCATCGTGATCGACGACGGCAGCACGGACCGAACTTCCGAAATAGCAAGACTTGCGGGCGCAGAGGTGATCCGGCATCAGTTCAACAAAGGCAAGGGCGCAGCGCTTAGGACCGGCTTTGAGATAGCATCCCAGAACGGTGCGAAGGTTATTGTCACCATGGACTCTGACGGCAGGCATAATCCCGGCATGATCCCAGAAATCATCAATCCTGTTCTAAGTGGGAATTATGATATCGCAATTAGCTCAATGCCTTGCAGTAAAATATCCTCTAATAGAGAAAATCTGTTTTTCCTGAACAAAAAAAATCCCTTTAATTCGAAGACAGGGGTTTTAGCTCTTTCAACCGAGTCTTTAAAAAAAATAGATCTAACACTTCTTAACGGCTCGTCTATAAAAAACATATTGTCCCAGGCTGAAAGGAACCACCTCAAGATAAAATACTTAAATTTTGAAAATGAGCAAAGTTTCAATCAATTCAATGGATACAACATAGGGGTGGTAGTCCCGGCATACAATGAAGAACTGCTGATAGAGGAAACGATCAGGGGTATCCCGAAGTATGTTAAAAGGATATATGTTATAGACGACTGCAGCAATGACCATACCTCTGAGATCATAAAACGTATCACCGATACCAGGGTAGTCTCAGTGCGCCACGACAAGAACCGCGGCGTGGGTGCGGCCATAATCACAGGCTACAAACTGGCGCTTGAGGATGAGATGGATATCGTTGCTGTTATGGCTGGGGATAACCAGATGGACCCGGAGCAGCTTCCGCGCCTTCTGACGCCCATCATTGAGGGGCGGGCGGATTATACCAAGGGAAACAGGCTGATAAGCAAGGAATTCCGCCAGGGTATGAGCAAGTGGAGGTTCGTGGGTAATGCGATGCTTACAATGATCACGAAAATCGGGACGGGTTACTGGCATGTGATGGACCCGCAGAACGGATACACTGCAATATCCAGGCGGACACTTGAGGTGATGAACCTGGATTCCATCTATCCTTATTACGGGTATTGCAACGATATGATGATCAAACTTAATACATTCGGTATGAGAGTGGAAGACGTGGTGATGCCCGCGCGCTACGGCAAGGAGAAGTCAAAAATAAAATACAGCAGCTACATCCTGAAAGTTGCGCCGATGATCTTTCGGGGGTTCCTGTGGCGCCTTAAGACAAAGTACGTTGTGCTGGATTTCCATCCCCTGGTGTTCTTCTACACGGCGAGCATGGTGCTTCTGCCTGCAGGGGTACTTTTCAGTTCCTGGATCCTGGTCCAGAAAATGTATCACAACCCGGTCTCTCAGAACATCCCGCTCCTGGCAGTATTTATAACTCTCATGGGACTGCAGTTCCTCCTGTTCGCTATGCTTTTTGATATGCAGGCTGATAAGAGCAGGAGCGGGACGGTGTGA
- a CDS encoding DUF4129 domain-containing protein, whose amino-acid sequence MKDLNILLVFLIISAVIIPASGGIPSHINPANVTASTANLQAQQVLLINELLSYWSGVFISLNKGDIKGAQENFESYLRTLKENDNILIGINGDVYTELKKSANTLNLTTDQINQLRSLYEEGKLAYQNNQTDRAIQIALKASNIVGNLSSLQQELIMEAVAQYPGVNITLYQNGLLSFNSTLNEIQKRWLTVELTLFDETETLLSVSPPGGELGDAIYIKGNLTLPGNGSGVPDASLAIKIDNEVVKISTDKNGKYNFTYKISNKKPGVYPVQVNFVPVNEPLLESSARGSFFIKQTNTTLTIKANPDHGKFGDILNLSGSLVARNSSGVADADIVIKLDNKTLANVKTDEKGLYDHDFKIQGIAEGEHIVKLDFISSDPLLLQSSNTTAIKVIPENTTLTIKADPDRGKFGDILTLSGSLVMKNSSGITDADIVIKLDNKTPVNVKTDEKGLYQYNFNVPAMAEGEHVVNAEFIPSEQPLFRSGNKTIITLMQTATTIIISGAKIAYQQDYLNLTGKLLTDKNLEVPNARVSTLLDEKEVGAAVVTRGDFFFSFWIDKNTSLGNHTVTVKFTGDSPFLPSENSISVEIIAKPEHSRNILFLILGAISIIIIFYLRKELSLWIDALASAIKVRIGSGTKTETPPITHEPLKEAEIKQKPEETAVQVQEQDMLIKVYAHLENLIEQKQFKESILYSYKDAKDCVSTYSGIKSAPQQTHWEFYNIAKSSMPAVADDFLKLTELYETAMYSSRKMDAEQAVKAVDLLRKIHNLSNEKNK is encoded by the coding sequence ATGAAAGACTTGAATATCCTGCTGGTTTTCTTAATAATTTCCGCTGTAATCATACCAGCATCGGGAGGTATTCCTTCCCATATAAATCCTGCCAATGTTACCGCTTCTACTGCAAACCTTCAGGCGCAGCAGGTGCTGCTTATCAACGAATTGCTGTCCTACTGGTCAGGAGTATTCATCTCGTTGAACAAGGGGGATATCAAAGGCGCTCAGGAAAATTTCGAGAGCTACCTGAGAACATTGAAAGAGAATGATAACATTTTAATTGGAATTAATGGCGATGTTTATACAGAACTAAAAAAAAGCGCGAATACGTTGAACCTGACTACTGATCAGATTAACCAGCTGCGCTCTCTCTACGAAGAGGGAAAACTCGCATACCAGAACAACCAGACTGATAGGGCAATCCAGATAGCGCTCAAAGCCAGTAATATTGTCGGGAATCTCAGTTCCCTGCAGCAGGAACTTATAATGGAGGCTGTGGCGCAGTATCCTGGCGTGAATATCACGCTTTACCAGAATGGATTATTATCCTTTAACAGCACGTTGAATGAGATCCAGAAGCGATGGCTAACTGTTGAGCTGACGCTTTTCGATGAAACTGAAACTTTACTTTCAGTCTCTCCTCCGGGAGGCGAACTGGGGGATGCTATATATATAAAAGGCAACCTGACATTGCCCGGGAATGGTTCTGGTGTTCCGGACGCCAGCCTGGCAATTAAAATAGATAACGAAGTCGTTAAAATTTCTACTGATAAGAATGGAAAATACAATTTCACATATAAAATATCAAATAAAAAACCCGGCGTTTACCCTGTGCAGGTGAATTTCGTTCCTGTTAATGAACCGCTATTAGAATCATCTGCCAGAGGCTCGTTTTTTATTAAACAAACAAATACTACACTTACAATCAAAGCCAACCCTGACCACGGCAAGTTCGGTGATATCCTGAACCTATCAGGAAGCTTAGTTGCAAGAAATTCATCAGGAGTTGCTGATGCTGATATTGTTATAAAGCTCGATAATAAAACCCTTGCCAATGTAAAAACCGATGAAAAGGGGTTGTATGATCATGATTTCAAAATTCAAGGGATAGCTGAAGGCGAGCATATAGTTAAACTGGATTTTATTTCATCCGACCCGCTCCTTCTTCAATCCAGCAACACAACGGCAATAAAAGTGATACCTGAAAATACCACACTTACTATAAAGGCTGACCCTGACCGCGGCAAGTTTGGCGATATCCTAACTCTATCAGGAAGCTTGGTTATGAAAAATTCATCAGGCATTACTGATGCTGACATTGTTATAAAGCTCGATAACAAAACCCCTGTGAATGTTAAAACCGATGAAAAAGGATTGTATCAATACAATTTCAACGTTCCGGCGATGGCTGAAGGCGAGCATGTAGTTAATGCCGAGTTCATTCCATCAGAGCAGCCGCTCTTTCGATCCGGTAATAAAACAATAATAACACTGATGCAGACAGCGACTACAATTATAATATCCGGGGCAAAGATTGCATATCAGCAGGATTATCTCAATCTAACAGGGAAACTGTTAACAGATAAGAACCTTGAAGTCCCGAATGCCAGGGTAAGTACCCTCCTCGATGAAAAGGAAGTGGGGGCTGCAGTTGTGACCAGAGGCGATTTTTTCTTTAGCTTCTGGATTGACAAAAATACGAGTTTGGGGAACCACACTGTTACAGTGAAATTCACTGGAGATTCGCCATTCTTGCCGTCTGAAAATTCAATATCCGTTGAAATAATAGCTAAACCAGAGCATAGTAGGAATATATTATTTTTAATACTTGGAGCAATTAGTATAATCATTATTTTCTATTTAAGAAAAGAGCTCTCGTTATGGATCGATGCTCTTGCATCAGCAATTAAAGTACGAATTGGCAGTGGGACAAAAACAGAAACGCCTCCAATTACACATGAGCCTCTGAAAGAAGCTGAAATAAAACAAAAACCAGAAGAGACAGCAGTGCAAGTACAGGAACAGGATATGTTAATCAAGGTTTATGCACATCTGGAAAATCTTATTGAACAAAAACAATTCAAAGAATCGATTTTATATTCCTACAAAGATGCAAAAGATTGCGTTTCAACATATTCCGGAATCAAAAGTGCTCCGCAACAAACCCACTGGGAGTTTTACAATATTGCAAAAAGCAGCATGCCAGCAGTTGCAGATGATTTCCTGAAGCTTACCGAGCTGTATGAAACTGCCATGTACAGCAGCAGAAAGATGGATGCTGAGCAAGCTGTAAAAGCTGTAGATTTATTAAGAAAAATTCATAATTTAAGCAATGAAAAAAATAAATAA